The Bombus fervidus isolate BK054 unplaced genomic scaffold, iyBomFerv1 scaffold0024, whole genome shotgun sequence genome has a window encoding:
- the LOC139996991 gene encoding uncharacterized protein, whose protein sequence is MDSRSTVKAHISAVFLFGSPSRIIADQGRCFTRNELQDFCQNKHIKLHLIATGASRANGQVERTMGTLKNMFTTVETTGRSWQDTIGEIQLALNCTTNRVTKSSPLELLIGKTARPYGLLLPENTEEKEIDISNVRQQAIQNIENSANEERNQTILDPKFRGPFVISEILEGDRYILKTLDGERSYKYSHDRLKKMPDTCVPTELDVCGDDGNSNHDDTSTPISQDHHYHST, encoded by the exons ATGGACTCCCGCAGCACCGTTAAGGCGCATATATCTGCCGTATTCCTATTCGGCAGTCCCTCTCGGATAATAGCGGATCAAGGGAGATGTTTCACGCGTAATGAATTACAAGATTTTTGTCAGAATAAACACATTAAACTCCACTTAATAGCAACCGGTGCTAGTAGAGCGAATGGGCAGGTAGAGCGTACTATGGGCACGTTAAAGAACATGTTTACAACAGTAGAAACGACCGGGCGATCATGGCAAGACACGATCGGCGAAATACAATTAGCTTTAAATTGCACCACCAATCGTGTGACTAAATCGAGTCCGTTAGAGCTATTAATTGGTAAAACAGCAAGACCCTACGGGTTACTACTACCTGAAAATaccgaagaaaaggaaatagatATCTCCAACGTAAGACAACAGGCCATACAAAATATAGAGAACAGCGCTAA tgaggAAAGGAATCAAACGATACTAGATCCGAAATTTAGGGGTCCCTTTGTGATATCAGAAATTTTGGAAGGAGatagatacattttaaaaacgttagaCGGCGAACGGTCGTATAAATACAGTCATGATAGGCTGAAGAAAATGCCAGATACTTGCGTTCCTACTGAGTTGGATGTCTGTGGTGATGATGGGAACAGTAACCATGACGATACGAGTACCCCGATATCACAGGATCATCATTACCATAGCACTTAG